In Microbacterium cremeum, a genomic segment contains:
- a CDS encoding universal stress protein, which produces MERIYLGFDGSPGSISALSWVAARAERADAKVGLVSVVSRLPQERRAGLAHLAHAEEYLRDRAPGVGVELHRLEGSVAGSFSDFAGDADLLVVGTNAGRPVRVDVAGAAPVRAGSHAHVPVVMVPAGWVDVGEPVTVGIADDESSGAALAFAAAEAYTTDTSIRLVHAWLMPTPSFSGTTALVHSPESAMAEHRAKLDAAVSWVIERFPIVDLHSELVRDSRSAALLRFAPRSSMLVVGTHHRGVPAASLLGTVVQEVLWRAESPVAVVPGGAVSSRSWGA; this is translated from the coding sequence ATGGAGCGAATCTACCTCGGCTTCGACGGAAGCCCGGGATCCATCTCCGCGCTGTCGTGGGTGGCGGCGCGCGCAGAGCGGGCGGATGCGAAAGTGGGCCTGGTCAGCGTCGTCTCGCGGCTTCCGCAGGAACGCCGAGCCGGGTTGGCCCACTTGGCGCACGCTGAGGAGTACCTGCGCGACCGCGCACCCGGGGTCGGTGTCGAGTTGCACCGGCTGGAAGGAAGCGTGGCGGGCTCGTTCAGCGACTTCGCGGGCGATGCCGATCTGCTCGTCGTCGGAACGAACGCCGGGCGTCCGGTCCGCGTCGACGTGGCCGGCGCTGCGCCGGTGCGCGCCGGGTCGCACGCGCACGTGCCGGTGGTGATGGTTCCCGCAGGATGGGTCGACGTGGGCGAGCCGGTCACCGTCGGAATCGCCGACGACGAGTCCTCAGGAGCGGCGCTCGCCTTCGCCGCCGCGGAGGCATATACGACCGACACCTCGATTCGACTGGTGCACGCGTGGCTCATGCCCACGCCGTCGTTCTCTGGAACAACGGCGCTCGTCCACTCCCCGGAGAGTGCGATGGCCGAGCATCGCGCGAAGCTCGACGCCGCGGTGAGCTGGGTGATCGAGCGGTTTCCCATCGTGGACCTCCACAGCGAGCTCGTGCGCGACAGCCGGTCGGCGGCGCTGCTGCGATTCGCGCCACGAAGTTCCATGCTCGTCGTGGGAACGCACCACCGTGGCGTGCCTGCGGCGAGCCTGCTCGGCACCGTCGTCCAAGAGGTGCTGTGGCGCGCCGAAAGTCCGGTGGCGGTGGTGCCCGGCGGCGCCGTGTCGTCGCGCTCGTGGGGGGCCTGA
- a CDS encoding heavy metal translocating P-type ATPase, with product MRSRFSLVARYPVVFVTVAVGAVVVGLSMAGAQEAGRWLATVYVSLVVVWTLVGMVREVLRGHVGLDILAVIAMVATLAVGEYVASLIIVLMLSGGQALEDFATRRAKRELTALLDRAPRIAHTVSDPADGPESVRDVAAEDVRVGDILLVRPSEIVPVDGELLSESGSFDESSITGESLPVSHIAGELVLSGSLNGSRAVKIRSTRTAADSQYQQIVALVHEAQESKAPVVRLADRFAVPFTAVSLVIAGAAWGISGDPTRFAEVLVLATPCPLLIAAPVAFMGGLSRAAKAGVIVKGGAVIEQLARVRSAAFDKTGTLTEGQPDLVDVRAAPGFEADDVLALAASAEQYSTHVLAAGIRRAADGRGLSLLPVHDASEVATNGVAATVDGRRVVVGKPAYVASLAPDTTRATARPGEAIAYVAVDGRFAGVLVLADDPRPESRTVIDWLRRHGVDGLVMLTGDAQETADAIAADLGITRVHAELLPADKVRLAAELQPRPVMVVGDGVNDAPVLAAADVGIALGARGATAAGEAADVVLLKDSLRGVADAVSVARHTLRTAYVAIWVGIVLSVGLMLVATTGVIPAVVGALIQELVDVTTILFALGALAASHADLGPPAGRTAASTPERNRV from the coding sequence ATGCGGAGCCGGTTCTCGCTCGTGGCTCGGTACCCGGTCGTGTTCGTCACGGTCGCCGTGGGGGCGGTCGTCGTCGGCTTGAGCATGGCCGGCGCACAGGAGGCTGGTCGATGGCTGGCCACCGTGTACGTTTCCCTCGTCGTCGTGTGGACGCTGGTCGGCATGGTCCGGGAAGTCCTGCGGGGCCACGTCGGCCTCGACATCCTGGCTGTGATCGCGATGGTGGCCACGCTCGCGGTCGGCGAGTACGTGGCCTCCTTGATCATCGTGTTGATGCTGTCCGGCGGCCAGGCGCTCGAGGACTTCGCAACCCGACGTGCGAAGCGTGAGCTGACGGCGCTGCTCGACCGGGCGCCGAGGATCGCGCATACCGTCAGCGACCCGGCGGACGGCCCCGAGTCCGTGCGCGACGTGGCCGCTGAGGACGTCCGCGTGGGCGACATCCTGTTGGTGCGACCGTCCGAGATCGTTCCTGTCGATGGCGAGCTCCTGAGTGAATCGGGGTCTTTCGACGAGTCGTCGATCACGGGCGAGAGCCTGCCCGTGTCGCACATCGCCGGCGAACTGGTGCTTTCGGGCTCTCTCAATGGATCGCGCGCGGTGAAGATCCGATCCACGCGCACGGCGGCGGACAGCCAGTACCAGCAGATCGTGGCGCTGGTGCACGAGGCGCAGGAGTCGAAAGCGCCGGTGGTGCGCCTCGCCGACCGCTTCGCTGTGCCGTTCACCGCGGTCTCCCTTGTCATCGCCGGTGCCGCGTGGGGCATCTCGGGTGACCCGACGAGATTCGCCGAGGTGCTGGTGCTGGCGACTCCGTGCCCGCTGCTCATCGCCGCTCCGGTGGCGTTCATGGGCGGTCTGTCCCGCGCAGCGAAAGCGGGTGTGATCGTCAAAGGCGGCGCGGTGATAGAACAGCTCGCGCGCGTGAGGTCGGCGGCTTTCGACAAGACGGGGACGCTCACGGAGGGTCAGCCGGATCTCGTCGACGTCCGCGCCGCGCCGGGTTTCGAGGCGGATGATGTGCTGGCGCTTGCAGCCTCCGCCGAGCAGTACTCCACACATGTGCTCGCCGCGGGCATCCGCCGAGCCGCGGACGGCCGGGGGCTGTCGCTCCTGCCCGTGCACGACGCGAGCGAAGTGGCCACGAACGGTGTCGCCGCGACCGTCGACGGTCGTCGTGTCGTCGTCGGAAAGCCCGCCTACGTCGCCTCGCTGGCACCGGATACGACACGCGCGACCGCGCGGCCCGGCGAGGCGATCGCGTACGTGGCGGTCGATGGCCGGTTCGCCGGAGTACTGGTTCTGGCCGACGACCCCCGGCCCGAGTCGCGCACGGTCATCGACTGGCTGCGGCGGCACGGCGTCGACGGCCTGGTCATGCTCACCGGTGATGCGCAAGAGACCGCGGACGCGATCGCGGCGGACCTCGGAATCACCCGGGTTCACGCCGAGCTGCTGCCCGCCGACAAGGTACGCCTGGCAGCGGAGCTGCAGCCGCGCCCCGTGATGGTCGTCGGCGACGGTGTGAATGACGCCCCCGTGCTCGCCGCCGCGGACGTCGGCATCGCCCTGGGTGCTCGAGGTGCGACCGCGGCCGGCGAAGCGGCCGACGTCGTCCTGTTGAAAGACAGCCTTCGCGGAGTCGCCGACGCCGTCTCGGTCGCGCGCCACACCCTGCGGACGGCGTACGTGGCCATCTGGGTGGGCATCGTGCTGAGTGTGGGACTCATGCTCGTCGCCACGACGGGTGTGATCCCGGCCGTCGTCGGAGCGCTGATCCAGGAACTGGTCGACGTCACCACCATCCTCTTCGCTCTGGGGGCCCTCGCGGCTTCGCATGCGGACCTCGGGCCACCCGCGGGGCGGACGGCGGCGTCGACGCCTGAAAGGAACCGCGTGTGA
- a CDS encoding cation-translocating P-type ATPase — protein sequence MGTNGGDTWHARDVAATFQMLGSRPSGLTTVEATERLTRLGQNELFVAPPTPAWRVLLRQFASPLILILLGAGAITAAMRKWADTGAILVVLVVNAAIGFWQEQRASAEVRALAVLSTPQCRLLRDGHVSVVSATVVVPGDVVIIESGDRVPADLRLTEVRSLQLDESMLTGEVYPVVKATSPVPSDAGVGDRTSMAFSGTFVTTGRGTGIVVATGDDTEVGRINALVQGASPMTPLQRLMKRFESRVGIAVAAVAALVFASGLILGGSLEDVFLSAVALAVASIPEALPVVLTIALSVGVARMARHKAVIRRLPVVEALGSTTVIGSDKTGTLTQNTLTVEEVWTTNGLTHLAPPATEQRAAHDDPLVLEVLRTGALTNEARRRHGTDGFIGDSVDVAMAVAALRHGDVAPEAGGPPLSHTSYEPQLGYSQTARRSPDGSCVLYVKGAPDALIAMSSRLRTCHGDIPLEPEAVHDANVEMGRRGLRVIATATRPLPRGWDARRPLPTPSDLTLLGLEGMDDPPRPGVAEAIASCQDAGIAVKMITGDHPATAEAIADRLGIPHRGPAVTGREMRHLDDALLAARLREAGVAARVSPQDKLRIVTALQDQGEVVAVTGDGVNDAPALKAASIGVAMGRSGTDVARESADMVLTDDNFVTIVSAVLQGRVTFAAIRKATFFLLSTALGVIIAVLTNVFTEHPLLFLPIQVLWINMVTNGLQDIALSFEPAEGDELTRPPRPQSQGLLSRTLWIRVAITGAWIGMVVLLVYTWAIESGYSETHARTLALTVLVTLNFFQTGNARAEHRSLFTLSPFSNPFLLAAATGSLILQWVAMTWSVSADLLQLTPLSLVEWGACFALGATVLALVEGEKLLRNRKPR from the coding sequence GTGGGCACGAACGGCGGCGACACCTGGCATGCGCGCGATGTCGCGGCGACCTTCCAGATGCTCGGCAGTCGACCATCGGGGCTCACGACGGTCGAGGCGACCGAGCGACTGACCCGGCTCGGCCAGAATGAGCTGTTCGTCGCCCCGCCCACGCCCGCGTGGAGAGTCCTGCTGCGGCAATTCGCGTCGCCGCTGATCCTGATCCTCCTCGGCGCGGGGGCCATCACCGCCGCGATGCGAAAGTGGGCCGATACCGGCGCCATCCTCGTTGTTCTGGTTGTGAATGCGGCGATCGGGTTCTGGCAGGAGCAGCGAGCATCGGCGGAGGTCCGTGCGCTCGCCGTCCTCAGCACGCCTCAATGTCGGCTGCTCAGAGACGGGCACGTCTCCGTGGTCTCCGCGACAGTGGTCGTCCCCGGCGACGTGGTGATCATCGAGAGCGGAGATCGCGTGCCCGCCGACCTGCGACTCACCGAGGTGCGATCCCTGCAGCTCGATGAGTCGATGCTCACCGGTGAGGTCTACCCGGTGGTGAAAGCCACATCGCCGGTACCGTCCGATGCCGGCGTCGGGGATCGCACGTCGATGGCGTTCAGCGGAACTTTCGTCACGACGGGGCGCGGCACCGGCATCGTCGTCGCCACAGGCGACGACACCGAGGTGGGGCGGATCAATGCGCTCGTGCAGGGCGCCTCGCCGATGACCCCGCTTCAGCGACTGATGAAGCGGTTCGAGTCGCGAGTGGGAATCGCCGTCGCTGCGGTGGCCGCTCTCGTATTCGCCTCCGGGCTCATCCTCGGCGGCTCCCTGGAGGACGTCTTCCTCTCCGCCGTCGCGCTCGCCGTCGCGTCGATCCCGGAGGCACTGCCGGTCGTGCTGACCATCGCGCTGAGCGTCGGTGTCGCACGCATGGCGCGCCACAAGGCGGTGATCCGGAGGCTCCCCGTCGTCGAGGCACTCGGGTCGACAACCGTGATCGGCTCGGACAAGACCGGCACGCTCACCCAGAACACCCTCACCGTCGAAGAAGTCTGGACGACCAACGGTCTCACGCACCTCGCGCCTCCAGCGACAGAGCAGCGTGCAGCGCACGACGACCCACTGGTTCTCGAAGTGCTGCGGACCGGAGCGCTCACCAACGAGGCCCGGAGGCGGCACGGAACCGACGGGTTCATCGGCGACTCCGTCGACGTCGCAATGGCAGTCGCTGCGCTCCGTCACGGCGACGTCGCTCCCGAGGCCGGCGGGCCGCCGCTGTCGCACACGTCGTACGAGCCGCAGCTCGGCTACTCCCAGACCGCCAGGCGAAGTCCTGACGGCTCGTGCGTCCTCTACGTGAAGGGCGCACCCGACGCACTGATCGCGATGAGCTCGCGCCTACGGACCTGCCACGGCGACATCCCGCTTGAACCAGAGGCCGTGCACGATGCGAACGTCGAGATGGGAAGACGAGGCCTCCGCGTCATCGCCACCGCCACCCGACCGCTTCCGCGGGGGTGGGACGCACGCCGACCGCTTCCCACTCCATCGGACCTGACTCTTCTCGGCCTGGAGGGCATGGACGATCCGCCTCGGCCCGGCGTCGCCGAGGCCATCGCATCCTGCCAGGACGCGGGGATCGCGGTGAAGATGATCACGGGCGATCATCCGGCCACCGCCGAGGCCATTGCCGACCGCCTCGGCATCCCCCATCGGGGGCCCGCGGTGACCGGACGGGAGATGCGGCACCTCGACGATGCCCTGCTGGCGGCGCGGCTTCGTGAGGCCGGCGTCGCCGCCCGCGTCTCCCCACAGGACAAGCTGCGGATCGTGACCGCGCTCCAGGACCAGGGCGAGGTCGTCGCCGTCACCGGAGACGGCGTCAACGACGCACCCGCACTGAAGGCGGCGTCCATCGGCGTCGCAATGGGACGAAGCGGAACCGACGTCGCACGCGAGTCCGCCGACATGGTGCTCACGGACGACAACTTCGTCACCATCGTGAGTGCAGTCCTGCAAGGCCGCGTGACCTTCGCCGCGATCCGGAAGGCCACCTTCTTCCTCCTCTCGACGGCGCTCGGTGTGATCATCGCGGTGCTGACCAACGTCTTCACCGAGCACCCGCTGCTGTTCCTTCCCATCCAGGTCCTCTGGATCAACATGGTCACCAACGGCCTTCAAGACATCGCGCTGTCCTTCGAGCCCGCCGAAGGAGACGAGCTCACCCGACCGCCGCGCCCCCAGAGTCAGGGACTGCTGTCACGGACGCTGTGGATCCGCGTGGCCATCACCGGAGCCTGGATCGGCATGGTCGTGCTGCTGGTCTACACGTGGGCGATCGAATCGGGATACTCGGAGACGCACGCGCGCACGCTCGCCCTCACCGTTCTGGTCACTCTGAACTTCTTCCAGACCGGCAACGCGCGCGCTGAGCATCGTTCCCTCTTCACGCTCAGCCCCTTCTCGAATCCGTTCCTCCTCGCCGCCGCCACCGGTTCGCTGATCCTGCAATGGGTCGCCATGACCTGGAGCGTCAGCGCCGACCTCCTTCAGCTGACCCCTCTCTCCCTCGTCGAATGGGGAGCGTGCTTCGCTCTCGGGGCAACAGTTCTCGCTCTGGTCGAGGGGGAGAAGCTGCTGCGCAACCGGAAGCCGAGGTAG
- the ppsA gene encoding phosphoenolpyruvate synthase, with the protein MTNILQLDRITMADLPQVGGKNASLGEMITRLGAAGVRVPGGFATTADAYRAFLAAGGLDRRIEAELAQLDVSDVERLSRVGGEIRSWIEAQPLPGDVERDLRAEYETMIEGDADSAATWAVRSSATAEDLPDASFAGQQETYLNISGIDHVLHAVRSVFASLYNDRAIAYRVHQGFAHGDVALSAAVQRMVRSDVGSSGVMFTVDTESGFDRAVLITSAYGLGEAVVQGAVNPDEFTVYKPALRNGRPAVLRRQLGEKAVALRLASGHDVGSSTAMTPVADLDRRRFSISDDEVLELARYALIIEDHYGRAMDIEWARDGLDGKLYILQARPETVVSRRHEPVLTRFLLREHGPVLLEGRAIGQRVGAGKVRIVRSPAQMSDVRDGDVLVAEMTDPDWEPIMKRAAAIVTDRGGRTCHAAIIARELGIPAVVGTGRATSDLVDGAEVTVSCAEGEAGVVYAGRLDFVEQTVPIERMPQPPVRVMLNVATPDQAFALAALPHQGVGLARLEFIVGHQIGIHPRALLEGDALDEPLRSEIADRVAAYASPRDFFVRRVAEGVATIAAAFAPEPVIVRTSDFKSNEYAHLLGGDRYEPHEENPMLGWRGASRYVTPAFQECFAMECEALRFVRDEMGLTNLKVMVPFVRTVAEAAAVTAELARHGLERGRNGLEIMMMCEIPSNALVADRFLDHFDGFSIGSNDMTQLVLGIDRDSDLVSAGFDERDPAVLEVLRLAIAACKRRGKYVGICGQGPSDHPDFADWLVDEGIDSISLNPDSVVETWLRLAERAGASQGVPDSGAHSSA; encoded by the coding sequence ATGACGAACATCCTTCAGCTCGACAGGATCACGATGGCGGATCTGCCGCAGGTCGGGGGAAAGAACGCCTCGCTCGGCGAGATGATCACCCGCCTCGGCGCCGCCGGAGTTCGCGTCCCCGGGGGCTTCGCCACCACGGCCGACGCCTACCGCGCCTTCCTCGCCGCCGGCGGGTTGGACCGACGCATCGAGGCGGAGCTCGCGCAGCTCGACGTCTCGGACGTCGAACGGCTCAGTCGCGTCGGCGGTGAGATCCGCTCGTGGATCGAGGCGCAGCCGCTCCCGGGTGACGTGGAGCGCGACCTCCGCGCCGAGTACGAGACGATGATCGAGGGGGATGCCGACTCCGCCGCGACATGGGCAGTCCGGTCGTCGGCCACGGCCGAGGATCTGCCGGACGCGTCGTTCGCCGGGCAGCAGGAGACGTACCTGAACATCTCGGGCATCGATCACGTTCTGCACGCAGTCCGCAGCGTCTTCGCCTCGCTCTACAACGATCGGGCCATTGCCTACCGCGTGCACCAGGGATTCGCGCACGGTGATGTCGCGCTGTCGGCTGCCGTGCAACGGATGGTGCGCTCCGACGTCGGTTCGTCGGGCGTCATGTTCACCGTTGACACGGAGTCCGGCTTCGACCGCGCGGTGCTCATCACGAGCGCCTATGGCCTGGGCGAGGCCGTCGTGCAGGGGGCGGTCAACCCCGACGAGTTCACGGTGTACAAGCCCGCGTTGCGAAACGGGCGGCCCGCCGTCCTGCGACGTCAGCTCGGCGAGAAGGCGGTCGCCCTCCGACTCGCGTCGGGACATGATGTCGGCTCCAGCACGGCGATGACGCCCGTGGCAGACCTGGACCGGCGCCGGTTCAGCATCTCGGATGACGAGGTTCTCGAACTCGCCCGATACGCGCTCATCATCGAGGACCACTACGGCCGCGCGATGGACATCGAGTGGGCACGCGACGGGCTCGATGGAAAGCTCTACATCCTGCAGGCGAGGCCGGAGACGGTGGTCTCACGCCGGCACGAGCCCGTGCTCACCAGGTTTCTGCTGCGTGAGCACGGACCGGTCCTCCTCGAGGGCCGCGCGATCGGACAGCGCGTCGGTGCAGGCAAGGTCCGCATCGTGCGGTCCCCGGCGCAGATGAGCGACGTGCGCGACGGCGATGTCCTCGTCGCCGAGATGACCGACCCGGACTGGGAGCCGATCATGAAGCGGGCCGCGGCGATCGTGACAGACCGCGGCGGGCGCACGTGCCACGCCGCGATCATCGCCCGCGAACTCGGAATCCCCGCCGTCGTCGGAACGGGGAGAGCGACCAGCGACCTTGTGGACGGAGCCGAGGTGACCGTCTCGTGCGCCGAAGGCGAGGCGGGGGTGGTGTACGCAGGTCGGCTGGACTTCGTCGAGCAGACGGTTCCCATCGAGCGGATGCCGCAGCCGCCGGTTCGCGTCATGCTCAATGTCGCCACCCCCGACCAGGCGTTCGCGCTCGCGGCGCTGCCGCACCAGGGCGTGGGTCTGGCTCGCCTGGAGTTCATCGTCGGGCATCAGATCGGCATCCATCCGCGTGCCCTCCTCGAGGGCGACGCGCTGGATGAGCCGCTGAGGTCGGAGATCGCCGACCGCGTCGCGGCCTACGCCTCGCCGCGGGACTTCTTCGTGCGGCGGGTGGCGGAGGGCGTGGCGACGATCGCCGCGGCGTTCGCCCCGGAGCCGGTGATCGTACGGACGAGTGACTTCAAGTCCAACGAGTACGCGCATCTTCTCGGCGGTGACCGCTACGAGCCGCACGAAGAGAACCCCATGCTCGGCTGGCGAGGCGCATCGCGATACGTCACGCCCGCCTTTCAGGAGTGCTTCGCCATGGAGTGCGAAGCCCTGCGCTTCGTCCGCGACGAGATGGGGCTGACGAACCTCAAAGTGATGGTGCCATTCGTGCGGACCGTCGCGGAGGCGGCCGCCGTGACCGCGGAGCTCGCCCGGCACGGACTCGAGCGGGGCCGCAACGGCCTCGAGATCATGATGATGTGCGAGATCCCTTCGAACGCACTCGTCGCCGATCGCTTCCTCGATCACTTCGACGGCTTCTCGATCGGCTCGAATGACATGACGCAGCTGGTGCTGGGGATCGACCGTGACTCCGACCTGGTGTCCGCGGGCTTCGACGAGCGGGACCCCGCCGTGCTGGAAGTCCTGCGCCTGGCCATCGCGGCCTGCAAGCGCCGGGGGAAGTATGTGGGGATCTGCGGCCAGGGGCCATCGGATCATCCGGATTTCGCCGACTGGCTCGTCGATGAGGGCATCGACTCGATCTCTCTCAACCCCGACTCCGTCGTCGAGACGTGGCTGCGGCTCGCAGAGCGCGCCGGCGCCTCGCAGGGAGTGCCTGACTCGGGCGCACACTCGAGCGCGTAG
- a CDS encoding SHOCT domain-containing protein has translation MMYGSFGWGWMSLGIVLLLLILAALIVLIVRVFTMGTSRATGTGPAAPGSARQIAEERLARGEISPEEFGQIVRALERPS, from the coding sequence ATGATGTATGGAAGCTTCGGGTGGGGATGGATGTCGCTCGGCATCGTCCTCCTCCTCCTCATCCTGGCAGCGCTCATCGTGCTCATCGTCCGCGTGTTCACCATGGGCACCTCCCGCGCGACGGGCACAGGACCCGCCGCGCCGGGTTCCGCGCGCCAGATCGCGGAAGAACGCCTGGCCCGCGGCGAGATCAGCCCCGAGGAGTTCGGGCAGATCGTCCGCGCTCTGGAGAGACCGAGCTGA
- a CDS encoding DUF305 domain-containing protein: protein MNTRNAATAALALGIALTLAGCADSGGTGPWSMPGMDRDPNPTSTSASADFNEADVMFAMMMIPHHQQAIDMADAILAKDRIDEKVVSLAENIKAAQQPEIDQLQRWLEEWGAGMPGMDERGHGGGMMSDDDMAALEAATGVEASRLFLEQMIVHHEGAIEMAQAEIDRGQNADVVEMAQNIKDSQTAEIATMQELLAQL, encoded by the coding sequence ATGAACACCCGCAACGCGGCCACCGCCGCACTTGCTCTCGGCATCGCCCTGACGCTGGCCGGCTGCGCCGACAGCGGTGGCACCGGCCCATGGTCCATGCCCGGCATGGACCGCGACCCGAACCCGACCTCGACCTCGGCCTCGGCCGACTTCAACGAAGCGGACGTGATGTTCGCGATGATGATGATCCCGCACCACCAGCAAGCCATCGACATGGCAGACGCGATCCTGGCGAAGGATCGCATCGACGAGAAGGTCGTGTCCCTCGCCGAGAACATCAAGGCTGCGCAGCAGCCCGAGATCGACCAGCTGCAGCGCTGGCTGGAAGAGTGGGGCGCCGGCATGCCGGGCATGGACGAGAGGGGACACGGCGGCGGGATGATGAGCGACGACGACATGGCCGCGCTGGAAGCCGCCACCGGCGTCGAGGCGTCCCGTCTGTTCCTCGAGCAGATGATCGTCCACCACGAGGGCGCCATCGAGATGGCGCAGGCCGAGATCGATCGCGGTCAGAACGCCGATGTGGTCGAGATGGCCCAGAACATCAAAGACAGCCAGACCGCTGAGATCGCGACGATGCAGGAACTGCTCGCCCAGCTCTGA
- a CDS encoding universal stress protein: MKRLIAVGVTDAAASRRAVDWAVRRAQDRRERILLVSVVEHGAGIGGESALVDAALAATEQLLDDRAAMARAAGLDVTVRLARGRPLEQLLEISRDADLLVIGSDYSGERHARARGPRGIRVSAGAHCPVAVIPDMDLDDRSGVVVGVDGSEVSEHAIRFAAQEADRTHEPLTAVAAWSPFAVPLEIRSYPEDYLTNMQNLTEETLGLSLAGLREDYPDLQLRSIVEAGYPAEVLCREAERARLVVVGSHGRGGIARFLLGSTSQTLLDRMPTAVAIVR, from the coding sequence ATGAAGCGCTTGATTGCGGTCGGAGTGACAGACGCAGCCGCGTCTCGGCGTGCCGTCGACTGGGCGGTGCGGCGGGCTCAGGATCGCCGCGAGCGCATTCTCCTGGTGTCGGTGGTGGAGCACGGTGCGGGGATCGGCGGCGAATCGGCGCTCGTCGATGCGGCGCTCGCTGCGACGGAACAGCTGCTGGACGACCGCGCAGCGATGGCGCGCGCGGCCGGGCTCGATGTGACGGTTCGGCTCGCGAGGGGCCGTCCTCTCGAGCAGCTGCTGGAGATCTCGCGAGACGCGGACCTCTTGGTGATCGGCAGCGACTACTCCGGCGAGCGTCACGCACGCGCGCGCGGGCCGCGGGGCATCCGAGTGAGTGCCGGTGCTCATTGTCCGGTCGCCGTCATCCCCGACATGGACCTCGATGACCGCTCTGGCGTCGTCGTCGGCGTCGACGGCTCCGAGGTGTCGGAGCACGCCATCCGGTTCGCCGCCCAGGAGGCTGATCGGACCCACGAGCCGCTCACCGCGGTCGCCGCCTGGTCACCGTTCGCCGTGCCTCTGGAGATCCGGAGCTATCCCGAGGACTATCTGACCAACATGCAGAATCTCACGGAGGAGACTCTCGGGCTCTCGCTCGCCGGGCTGCGCGAGGACTATCCGGATCTGCAGCTGCGCTCGATCGTCGAGGCTGGATATCCCGCCGAGGTGCTCTGTCGTGAGGCGGAGCGCGCGCGCCTCGTCGTCGTGGGCAGCCATGGCCGCGGCGGAATCGCCCGCTTTCTGCTGGGGTCGACGAGCCAGACATTGCTCGACCGCATGCCGACCGCCGTTGCGATCGTGCGCTGA
- a CDS encoding DUF6153 family protein: MSLIALRARLQTGRSTARRLLLLIALTGAVIVGLLAMHSLSGHAASGAGDHAADTAVVADRDIGHAHSATTATTATTVVTDVCADCGDDHSSMLAMACVLALLAVALLLRPQPGHRWLSTMPRPRPVPSAPASRTRRRPPSLTALCISRT, encoded by the coding sequence ATGTCGCTGATCGCGTTGAGGGCTCGCCTGCAGACCGGCCGGTCCACGGCCCGTCGGCTGCTGCTGCTGATCGCGCTCACCGGCGCGGTCATCGTCGGCCTCCTCGCCATGCACTCTCTCAGCGGCCACGCCGCCTCAGGCGCCGGCGACCACGCCGCGGACACCGCCGTGGTCGCGGACCGCGACATCGGCCACGCCCATTCCGCCACCACGGCCACCACGGCCACCACCGTTGTCACCGATGTCTGCGCAGACTGCGGCGACGACCACTCGAGCATGCTCGCCATGGCCTGCGTCCTCGCGCTCCTGGCTGTCGCACTGCTGTTGCGACCGCAACCCGGGCACCGGTGGCTGTCGACGATGCCTCGACCGCGACCGGTCCCGTCGGCCCCGGCGAGCCGAACACGTCGGCGACCCCCCTCTCTCACCGCCCTCTGCATCAGTCGCACGTGA